A window of Limosilactobacillus reuteri genomic DNA:
TGTTACTGTTAATGCTCCAAGCAAGGCTGATACAGTTGCCATCCTTAAAGGTATCCGTGACTTGTACGAACGTCACCACAATGTAAAGTTACCAGATGACGTTCTCCAAGCTGCTGTTGATTACTCTGTTCAATACATGCCACAACGTGCATTACCTGACAAGGCTATCGACTTAATTGATATGACTGCTGCTCACTTAGCAGCAAAGCACCCAGCACGGGACGCTAAGGCAATTGAAAAAGATATCGAAGCAGAAGAAAAGAAGCAAAAAGCTGCTGCTAAGAAAGAAGATTACAAGGCTGCTCAAGATGCCAAGGAAAAGATTGCTGACTTGAAGAAGCAATTGAGCGAAAACTCTGAATCTGAAAAGGTTACTGCTACTCCAGAAGACGTTGCTAAGGCTGTAGAACAAATGACTGGTATTCCAGTTTCTAAGATTGGTGCTAGTGACGTTGAACGTCTAAAGGACATGGACAAGCGGCTTGAAGGCAAGGTTATTGGCCAAGATAAAGCTGTTGAAGCAGTTGCTCGTGCTATTCGTCGTAACCGTGCCGGATTTGACGAAGGTGATTCACCAATTGGTAGCTTCCTCTTTGTTGGACCTACTGGTGTTGGTAAGACTGAACTTGCTAAGCAATTAGCCCTTGATATGTTTGGCAGCAAGGATGACATTATTCGGTTAGATATGTCTGAATACTCTGATCGTACAGCCGTATCTAAGATGATCGGTGCTACTGCTGGCTATGTTGGTTATGAAGACAATGGTAATACCTTGACTGAAAAGGTTCGTCGTCACCCTTATTCAATTATTCTTCTTGATGAAATTGAAAAGGCTAACCCACAAGTTATTACCCTCTTGCTTCAAGTGCTTGATGACGGTCGGTTAACTGATGGACAAGGTAACACTATTGACTTTAAGAATACTGTTATCATTGCTACATCAAATGCCGGCTACTCCAACGATGCTCCAGTTAAGATGGGCCGGAACGAAGATGAAGAAGACTTAATTAAGAAGTTGACTACTTACTTCCGTCCTGAATTCTTGAACCGGTTCAACGCTATTGTTGAATTCCACAGCTTGACTAAGGAAGACTTGAAGCAAATCGTTGACTTAATGCTTGCTGAAGTTAACCGGACATTGGCTAAGAAGGGCATGGATGTTAAGGTTACTGATACTGCAAAGCAATACCTTATTGATGAAGGTTACGATGAAGCCATGGGTGCTCGTCCTCTTCGTCGGGTTATCGAACGTGAAATCCGTGATAAGGTAACTGATTACTACCTTGACCACCTCGATGCAAAGAACCTTGTTGCTGAAATGAAGGATAGTCAACTCGTAATTGTTGATGCTAAGGACGCTGCAAAAGACGATAGCAAAGAATATACTTCACCATCTGAAAAGAAGGATGAAGAAAAAGACGATAAGAAGGAAGAAGACAAGAAGTCTGGCGAAGATAAAAAAGACGAAAAGTAATATTCCTTTAATGTAGAGAAAGACATAGGATAACTTTGAAATGAGTTAACCTATGTCTTTTTTGCTTTAAATAATAAGCATTATTAATGTTTGAGGTAATTACTATAGGAATTAGAAACTAAGGCTCTTCGTCAAGAAGTACTGATGAGAAAATAAAATAATTTTACTAAGCAGCTTGTGCCTGGACTTTGGCATGAGCTGTTTGTTTATTTCGCCAAGTTATTGCGATATAGATATTTGGTAATGCAAGAAGAATTCTAATCCGGAAATTAAAGAAATTACGAAAGCCATAAGCAGTTCGTTTAATAACTTTAATTTTATTATTAGTTCCTTCAACAGGACCGTTTGTATAGGTGTCATATTTGAAACTATTATAGATTTCTTGTTTATGACTACGAAGGGTACGCTGAACTTTCTGTAGTGCTTGTGGAAGCTGTGTCCATTTAATTACGAGTAAGTTTTTTAATTCTTTCTTACTACGATGAGCAATCGCCATAATTAAGTCTTGATAGTATTCATAAGCTTTTTTTAATTCATTATCAAAACTTAGGAGACGGTGAATAACTTCAACATCGGTTAATTGAGCGTAACTAAAGTTACGTCTTGGCCAATAATTATTATATTTAAGCTCATTAGCAGGTGTTAAGAGTAATTTCCAAAAATGCTTAAGTGCACGCCACTCATGAGTGGCAGCACCAGCGCGATTCATTACTTGAATCCTGAT
This region includes:
- a CDS encoding ATP-dependent Clp protease ATP-binding subunit, yielding MAQNPMNPFDNDVNDIFNQLMGGINGFNSDNRRYLINGREVTPEEFAEYRRTGQLPGGANPQQGGQPGPQPDAGKDSILHKLGRNLTQEAREHELDPVIGRNKEIQETAEILSRRTKNNPVLVGDAGVGKTAVVEGLAQAIVSGDVPAAIKDKEIISIDISGLEAGTQYRGSFEENMQKLVDEVKKAGNIILFFDEIHQIIGAGSTGDSSGSKGMSDIIKPALSRGELTVIGATTQDEYRNTIMKDAALARRFNSVTVNAPSKADTVAILKGIRDLYERHHNVKLPDDVLQAAVDYSVQYMPQRALPDKAIDLIDMTAAHLAAKHPARDAKAIEKDIEAEEKKQKAAAKKEDYKAAQDAKEKIADLKKQLSENSESEKVTATPEDVAKAVEQMTGIPVSKIGASDVERLKDMDKRLEGKVIGQDKAVEAVARAIRRNRAGFDEGDSPIGSFLFVGPTGVGKTELAKQLALDMFGSKDDIIRLDMSEYSDRTAVSKMIGATAGYVGYEDNGNTLTEKVRRHPYSIILLDEIEKANPQVITLLLQVLDDGRLTDGQGNTIDFKNTVIIATSNAGYSNDAPVKMGRNEDEEDLIKKLTTYFRPEFLNRFNAIVEFHSLTKEDLKQIVDLMLAEVNRTLAKKGMDVKVTDTAKQYLIDEGYDEAMGARPLRRVIEREIRDKVTDYYLDHLDAKNLVAEMKDSQLVIVDAKDAAKDDSKEYTSPSEKKDEEKDDKKEEDKKSGEDKKDEK